AACGATATTCGAGACGCTAGAATGGATATTTCCCCTCCCCTTTCTGCCAAGTTATGTAACCAATTCAAGTCGATTAGGGATTCACATTGTGAAATGGAACGACACAGGAGGCAAAGTATGAAGAGGAATTTGAATTTGTTACACGAGTGTCTTCCACCTGGTTCTATCATGGAGAGGCCTACTATGTTGTCTATTATCAGCAGCACAACAACCCACATTCATGTTTCCTGTATTTGTTCACTGTTTCAGGAATTGACTAAAGCGTGTATAAAAAAGTATGAAGAATATGTCGAAGTAAAAAAAAGATATGGAGAGGCATGTCAAAGAAACTTGGAATATATTGAGAATCCTCCAAAATCCGACCTGCCAGAGACCGGCGAATCTTTGAAGCCTGATAGTGCGGATAAATCCAattgatatgttttttttaaattattttttgcatattatttgattttgataAACATACTTTATCGGCTAGTCGATAAATTGTAGAATTCTTGACGTATTTtcgtgattttattatttttggatGATTTTCGATTTGCTAATTATGTTCAACAGTTTTTTGCATAGATAAAAGAAtcaattctcttatatatattattgaatcttggaataacaaatttaattgttttgagCAGATTACTCAGTTCTCGTTTGTTATAATTAATTACTCAATAATCAATACCAAATCCATTAAATTATTATGATTTCCGTAGAAACCATTGATATTTTATACTTCTTAAGATTGTCCTAACTGGAAATTTCTATTTGGGAGAAATATATTAGAACAACTGCCAATCGACtaaaacataattaaataatcaatatattgCTTATACTGTGACCGGCcattttttacaattaaaaaaaataaatttaacctttttatatTGGATCCTCTATAATCTGAATAGCAGCCGTTAGACGGCTCTTTTCAAACTGTGCAAAACGCACtaagtttcaaatttatttataccTGCTCGTTATGAACTCAACTTTAACCATAAGGTTCAACTCATAAAGGGCTATCAATCCACACCCAGGTTAACACAAAAAGACTTAAGACTAAGCGTATTTTGATCTTGCTGATGTTGACATCTGGATTCGACGTGTTACTTTCCTCAGCATTCTCGGAAACGAACTGATGAGTCTGATTATTCTAACGACTACTTGCAAACAGCTAAATTGACTCGCATAGATCTCCCTTGCATGGAGGACCCATCTTTTCTTCCGACAATGATGATTGTTAAATAAAGCAAACTTTAAACAGTTTTTTCTAACACATTTTcttaataaattttgataaatctcaAAACCTTGATAAACCAGACTTCTTTATAAACTAAACGATTTTCATGGTTCAGTTTAGACAGGTCAGTCCCACCCTGAACGGGAATAAAGTCGACAGAGCGTTTTCCATCTCCACATTCCAGTCAAACCGGTTTTAATATTGAGGGGAAGCAAGCGGGCGCTTCAAAACATTATTTAATGAGACGTGTCTGCGGATCCTGCCGGGACTGAGGCGACAAGAGACAGGGTGCAACCCTATCCTGTCAATTAGTTTACCACATCTACACGACGGTCGTGAAACGAGCTGGCTTTTCCAACGGATAGCCTGACCATTTAAATTAGCAAACAGTTCTCTCATGTTCTTAACTTTtggagaaaataatatttgtcaaAAAAAGTTAACAAATGACGGTACACAGGAAGTTTTCAGTAAAACAGTCGCAAGGATTGAACAATACAAAATTCTTAGTTCCAACTCAAAGTACATCATAGAGGCTGTGATTACTGAGTGAGTCTATTTTTGAGACACCCAAGcacactttgggaaccactgccagAACTAATTTTATCTAAAATAGAGATTTGATTGAAAATAtcacaataaaacaaaagtatataAGAATAGTCACACAAGTGAATTAAAAGAATCACCCAATCGAATAAGTGATTGGAAATGAAGAGGCAGACCAGAACGTCTATGACTAGTAACGAGGTCAACATCCAGCCATGAAAGTGCATTATACTGTTCAAGAACATATCTCAGAGTGTCCGTCGTCTTGGCCGAATCCAAAGGGTGGTCAGAAGGAGATCTCGAAGAAATGAGTTCTGCTTCACTCTGATATATCTGGGACTGTGTAAAATGCAGTCCAGCCCACAAAACACAGGCACACCCAGCCGGAACTCTCTCAGTGTCATAGAATCCGTGGAATGTCTCCACTCGAGCAGTGGTCACGTAATATCCCACAGCCAACGGTTGCTGTTCCAAAACAAAATTGTCACTGATAGGCTCATCCAAAGGTTTTGGGGAGGGAATGTCCACGCACATCCCAAATAACTCTTCCATGATGTTCATTCCCCCCTCGGGCACAGCAGGCTGCAAATCACGGCTAACAACCAACCATTGACTGGGCACTCATCGGGAAGACAGCAATATGAGTGGTGTCCCCCGTCGTGGAGAGGGGACTATTATTCTCTGTAATTGACAATCCTTGGTTAACCTTGAATGTCGCAATACACTTGCAAGTGTGGATGTTGATAGACCGACACAAGACAAACACTCAGGAGAGCAGGCAACTCATCGGGAGGCATGACACTGCATAGTTTGCAACACACTCTCATCTGGTGACCCATTCTCCTCACATTCCCCCGATTGACAAGCCTTGCCCATGCTGAGTACTCAACCCACCACAACCTTTCAATTCCTCGTGTCCAATCCGCCCCATTTTCGAGATTACCAATCTCCAAGGACGGGCACTCCTCGAAATGGCAGTCTGGACAAACGCCCACAGCTTGGCCAAAGACTGGTCGATGACAGCCACATGAGTGCAATCCAACCCATCTGcgcagtttatatttattatattccgcTCGAGCATTTCCCCTCGTTCGTCGCAAATAGTCGCAAACAAGGCGTCCTGATCGGGCGACAGTGAATAGGCGCAGTACAGAGTGAATGAACTTGTCTCCGCCGCACTCTCATTCAGAATGGAAATCAAGTCAGTCTTGGAGGGACTgggggacagaatgaatggtggTGTGTGACTGATGTGTACAGGACAGTTCTTTATTACACAGGACTAACTAACCTTCTTCCTCACAGTCAAATCCTTCAATTCCTCGGACATGACAAGTCCACTAAACGAGGGCGGGAGAAAGTAGTGCTCGATGGCCATCCCCAGTTCGGAGTACACGGAAAAAACCAagttcatcatttttttattccgaGCAAACTCGACTGTGTTGAATTGAAGAATCTCCTTTCTTTCAATGAACTACAAATGATGGGGCAATGACCACCTTCACACTCACTCTTCTAGAACACTCATTCATTTGTCTGCTCAGTTCCTGCAGAACATTGCCCACACAGTCCGCGTTGTCCTCGATCACATAAATAACCAAATTGGTGACTAAAATGATCCGAAATGTAAAACCATTTGATGAGGTGTTGCCCAGTATTTTCTTCAGCATGGGTGctacaaatacatttaaatagGGCAACCCACGATCAATGTCATTATTTTCACATAGGCAGTCCATTTCCAGTCTCCCCTCACTTCCTCTGTTAGCGGCACGTCCCCGAACTGAGTGTCCTGGTCAAACGTGACCATTTCATTGGAAAAGTCTCCATTCACTGGCTCGTGAACGCCCATATTCATTTTGACAAAGAACATGTTGAAACAGTCGAAGAAGGCACGCAATTTGTCACTCATTCCCCCACCATTCGATGCCAACACAATATAATTGACACGCGGCCTCCACTTGGGGGACAAATAGGGCGACAACTGGAATTTGTCCCACATGGGGAGAGCGTAAGGAGAATAGGCGACAAAACTGGCGAGTGGGGCAGAATAACTCATCAGACGGGGAATTGACTGGACTGTGCTTTGATCTTTTGCCGACATTGTCTGGCAGAGCAGGCTCCAAGTCAGCTTGCGGACGTGGATTGGATTCAACACTACATTTGTGTCAAAGAGCTCCTCCAATCCACGCATGAGACTCATCACCTCGACACAACTCACACTCTCATTTGGGAGTTGGAATAGACAAAGCGAGGCCATAAACTCATCCAGCCACAATTTGTCTATTTGTCCGGCCACATCAAACAAAATGGAGTTGTGGACACTTTCCATGTACTCCTGGAGACTGGACTTGTCAATACGACGACTTGTCTTGGGAGGGAACTCGTTTCCGTGAGCACAGAGGGTTGCTATTGCCTTGGTCCGTTCAGTCCACTTGCGTGGCTCACATTCATTCTTTCTAAATTGAGTGTGGGTGACTGACTGAGTGAGGAGGACTTGATCGACGTGGAACATGCCCGAGCCCTCAGCCTGCATTCGATTGGCCGCCGCACTGAACCCACAGGAACAGGGAAACACCCTCCCGGCTGGGGTGAGTCTGGCAATGTAGGAAGTGTGCCACGACGACTTGATGCTCATATtgcacacacagagggaacacaTGTCAAAATTGACATCCGTCAGCAGAGTGAACAGGAATCCTGCAACCCCACCATGGCCGAGAACAGTCCATTCGCCAACATATAAGTAGTCCTACTGTCCGAACAAGTGCCATTTTGCCCGTTTTCTACCATTTTTGGTGGGAACACTCTTGGAGGATTCTGTCGGCCATGCACTAATTCTGTCTGTCTGAGAGTATAAATAACACTCAACCTCCTGGGAGAGACTGACTGGGGAGGCGTTGTCACCAAACGACTGTAGACAGGGAGACTGGAATTGCACTCCAAGGAGTAGTCGCTCGAGTAGAGAGAAGAGTGTAAACAAAATCGTGTTGGAATTGAAAGAACGACGCCAGAGGGACCTGATTGGTGGATAGTAATGACAACTTAAAGTCGAAAAAGTGCATTTGAAGGCATTGGACAGAGCAATGTCCATCGAATTTATCAACGTTGGCTCTTTCGCTGGCTTTGTAGACTCGAGTTTTTTATTCGTAATTTTGACCAGTCGTGGCTTTATACGAATCGAGCGGAATGAAACACTCCCCTCGGCCTTGTCGGGGAATTGTTGCTTTTTTGGCGTCAAAACATGTGTGATTTTGAGCCCCCTTCTGGCTGATTTAGCATGTTTGGGAACACGGGAGGTGGACTTGGCGACCCTGAGAACAGTCCTGCACCCCCCGCACTCACATTTGTCACTGAACACACGGAACTCCCAATCCGGGTGGGTGGGAGAGGCCTTCTCTTCCGTCGGGGGGGAATCGCCCATGAAGAGGACAAGGGCGGCGTGGTGGACCAACTGGACATTATTCCCTGCAATAAAAGAACAGGCAAACCTATTTTGATGTCCAAGAACACTCGATCGTTGGCATCGAAGAATGTTTTGGGGAGATTAAAGTGGTTAAGCCAGTCAATTTGCACAGACAGCATGTAGTTATCAGACAGACGACTGACCGAGCCAGTAAACGTGCCCACAATTCCCCAGGGAGCCAACACAACTACAAATAAGACAGAAAGGCAACCCCTTCTGCCACTCAACTGCTTGTAGTCCTGTTTTTGTGGAATAAACAGCCTCTGACAGCGTGTGGTGTGGATGACTGCACAGACAGTGGTCCCTTGGAGGAAAAACCTGAAGAAGAATGCGAAATGTCTACAAATACTCCAACAAGACAACAAGTTTGAATGTGGGTCAACAAAGCACGTCCCAACTCGTATATATTTGTGGGCCAGTGCTCTACAAATAGC
Above is a window of Octopus sinensis unplaced genomic scaffold, ASM634580v1 Contig20285, whole genome shotgun sequence DNA encoding:
- the LOC115232265 gene encoding mediator of RNA polymerase II transcription subunit 13-like; this translates as MEELFGMCVDIPSPKPLDEPISDNFVLEQQPLAVGYYVTTARVETFHGFYDTERVPAGCACVLWAGLHFTQSQIYQSEAELISSRSPSDHPLDSAKTTDTLRYVLEQYNALSWLDVDLVTSHRRSGLPLHFQSLIRLGDSFNSLV